A single genomic interval of Daucus carota subsp. sativus chromosome 1, DH1 v3.0, whole genome shotgun sequence harbors:
- the LOC108204856 gene encoding probable receptor-like protein kinase At1g11050 encodes MLPWCHINLRPVFLSNSRDCESKNMGRTNNWWALVFCLITLFSFSAYSSCPIKFSYVKTFPWNTTVCVEPTAKTCCQAIQGLLNLGLSRYLKDTSKFYLPNQDAASSCLTDFKDELASLDLFPSCPNTTKDLVSNLSNCAGIETTENWDEKVRSSGELDLSCNTDFIGLTQCKSCLDAVSKVSSLLTAFDQNSTKCSVYTLLYTAGVVNKRVPDDVRATFCMFQLPLSSSATSDGSKGLSRTSILKIVFGLFGALTGVLGAGVVIIVYRKSESIRKQNALHEEYVRGVKAKVLPNTGAKWFNIGELEQATGGFSQRNLIGQGGYGVVYKGVLSDGTEVAVKQLLDKDTNGDDVDFTNEAEIISKIRHRNLLILRGFCVTSDARGNRRFLVYDFMSNGSLDDYLFNRGSISKREGLDWPVPKSIILDVAKGLAYLHHEIKPAIYHRDIKPTNILLDSDMKARLADFGLAKQSTEGQSHFTTRVAGTYGYLAPEYALYGQLTEKSDVYSFGIIILEILSGRKVLGTSDSSTVLIIDWAWHHVKSRNVGEIFDPIVRDDGPKIVMERFVHVGLLCAHVMVTLRPTIADALKMLESDIDIPELPERPLPLGHESFRSS; translated from the coding sequence ATGTTACCTTGGTGCCACATTAACCTTCGACCAGTGTTTCTATCGAATTCTAGAGACTGCGAAAGCAAGAACATGGGGAGGACTAATAATTGGTGGGCTTTAGTTTTTTGTTTGATCACTCTCTTTAGTTTCTCTGCATATTCTTCATGCCCCATTAAGTTTAGTTATGTCAAGACATTTCCATGGAACACTACAGTCTGTGTCGAACCGACGGCTAAAACTTGTTGCCAGGCTATCCAAGGCCTTCTTAATCTTGGCCTTTCAAGATACCTCAAAGACACTTCAAAGTTTTATCTTCCAAACCAAGATGCTGCATCTTCATGTTTAACCGATTTCAAGGATGAGCTTGCTTCCTTGGATCTTTTCCCATCTTGCCCAAACACGACGAAAGACCTCGTGTCCAACCTCTCTAATTGTGCTGGAATTGAAACAACTGAAAATTGGGATGAAAAAGTTCGAAGTTCTGGTGAGCTTGATTTATCTTGTAACACAGATTTTATCGGCCTGACGCAGTGCAAATCTTGCCTTGATGCTGTCTCTAAGGTAAGCTCTCTCTTGACAGCATTTGATCAGAACTCGACAAAATGTTCTGTTTACACTCTTTTGTATACTGCTGGAGTTGTGAATAAGCGTGTCCCAGATGATGTTAGAGCCACTTTTTGTATGTTTCAATTGCCCTTGTCAAGCTCAGCAACAAGTGACGGATCAAAGGGTCTATCTAGAACAAGCATACTCAAGATTGTTTTTGGATTATTCGGTGCCTTAACGGGAGTGTTGGGAGCTGGGGTTGTGATCATTGTGTACCGAAAGAGTGAGTCTATACGAAAACAGAATGCGTTACATGAAGAGTATGTTAGGGGTGTTAAGGCCAAGGTCTTGCCTAACACAGGTGCAAAATGGTTCAACATAGGGGAGCTTGAGCAAGCCACAGGCGGGTTTTCGCAGAGGAACTTGATAGGACAAGGTGGGTATGGAGTTGTTTACAAGGGTGTTCTTTCGGATGGCACGGAAGTGGCAGTTAAGCAGCTTCTTGATAAGGACACGAATGGGGACGATGTAGATTTCACGAATGAAGCAGAAATTATCAGTAAAATTAGGCATCGAAACCTGCTTATTCTAAGAGGGTTTTGTGTCACGAGTGATGCTAGAGGTAATAGAAGGTTTCTTGTTTATGACTTCATGTCAAATGGTAGTTTAGATGATTATTTGTTTAATCGCGGATCCATTTCAAAAAGGGAGGGTTTGGATTGGCCTGTGCCCAAGAGCATTATTCTTGATGTCGCGAAAGGATTAGCCTATCTGCACCATGAAATCAAACCTGCTATTTATCACCGCGATATAAAGCCAACCAACATACTATTAGATTCTGATATGAAAGCCAGACTAGCCGATTTTGGATTGGCGAAACAAAGTACAGAAGGCCAGTCTCATTTCACAACCAGAGTAGCTGGAACATACGGATACTTGGCACCAGAATACGCGCTCTATGGACAGCTAACAGAGAAGAGTGATGTTTACAGCTTCGGCATTATAATTCTTGAGATTCTGAGTGGAAGGAAAGTGTTGGGCACATCAGATTCTTCTACTGTTTTGATCATTGATTGGGCTTGGCATCATGTTAAGTCCAGAAATGTTGGTGAAATATTTGATCCCATTGTGAGAGACGACGGACCAAAGATAGTGATGGAAAGATTTGTTCATGTTGGCCTACTTTGTGCTCATGTAATGGTGACTCTCAGGCCTACAATTGCTGATGCTTTAAAGATGTTAGAAAGTGATATCGATATCCCAGAATTGCCCGAGAGGCCATTGCCTCTTGGCCATGAGTCGTTTAGATCTTCATAG